The sequence TGCGGCGCGAGCTGGTCGGCATGGATACCGCCGCGCTGGTGGCCAATGCCCGCCAATGGCGCGACCGCATCCGCAGCGTCCGCGCCTGAGACACTCCCGGGGCGCGCCGCCAAGGCGTGCCCGCAGAAGGAACCACGACATGAATGCGTCCAGCGACAACGTTTCCTCCAACTACGATCAGGCCGAACTGGACAAGTTCGCGGCGCTGGCCAACCGCTGGTGGGACGCAGACGGCCCGCAGAAGCCGCTGCATGCGCTCAACCCGGTCCGCCTGAAGTACGTCGCCGACCGTGCCCCGCTGCGTGGTGCCAAGGTGCTGGACATCGGGTGCGGTGGCGGCCTGCTCAGCGAAGCGCTGGCCCGCGAGGGCGCCGAGGTGACCGCCATCGACCTGGCCCCGGAACTGGTCAAGGTCGCGCGCCTGCACGGCCTGGAAAGTGGCGTGTCCGTCGACTACCGGGTGCAGGCTGCCGAGGACCTGGCCGCCGAGCAGCCGGAAGCCTACGACGTGGTCACCTGCATGGAGATGCTCGAGCACGTGCCCGATCCGGGTGCGATCATCGAGGCCTGCCGGCGCCTGCTCAAGCCCGGTGGCCAGCTGTTCCTGTCCACCATCAACCGCACCCCGGCCGCGTTCGCGGTGGCCGTGGTCGGTGCCGAGTACATCGCCCGGTTGCTGCCGCGTGGCACCCACCACTACCAGGACTTCATCAAGCCGGCCGAACTCGGACGCTGGCTGCGCGAGGCCGGCCTGCAGCTGCAGGACGTCAGCGGCATGGCCTACGAGCCGTGGCGCAACCGCGCACGGCTGAGCTCGCGCACCGACATCAATTACCTGGCCCACGCGGTCAAGCCGGGCCAGGCGTGACCGCCACGGCTTACCCAGCGGTGGTGCTGTTCGACCTCGACGGCACCCTGCTGGACAGCGCACCGGACTTCATCGCCACCGCCAATGCCATGCGCCAGGCACGTGGCCTGTCGCCGATGGCGCTGGAGCAGCTGCGCCCGGTAGTTTCCAAGGGGTCGCGGGCGATGCTGGCCGAAGCCTTCAGCGACCTGCCGGCCCACGAGCGCGAAGCGCTGGTGCCGGCATTCCTGCGCACTTACGAGGCGCTGATCGGCCAGCACGCCGGCCTGTTCGAGGGCGTGGCCGAACTGCTGCAGGCGCTGGAGCAGGCCGGCAGCCGCTGGGGCATCGTCACCAACAAGCCCGAGTACCTGGCGCGGCTGATCCTGCCGCAGCTGGGCTGGGAGCAGCGCTGCGCGGTGCTGATCGGCGGCGACACCCTGGCCGAGCGCAAGCCGCATCCGCTGCCCCTGCTGGAAGCCGCGCGCCGGCTCGATACCGCCCCGGGCGCCTGCGTCTACGTCGGTGACGACGAGCGCGACATCCTCGCCGCGCGTGCCGCTGGCATGCCGTCGGTGGCCGCGCTGTGGGGCTATCGCCTGGACAGCGATGACCCGCTGGCCTGGCAGGCCGATCGTATCTGCGAGTACCCGCAGCAACTCTGGCAGGTCCAGGCGTGGCCGCTGGCCGCCGCGGCCGTGGTCTGATCCATCCGTTTTCGAGGTAATGACGTGAGCAGTGGGCTGGACAGTTTCGTGGACAAGTGG is a genomic window of Stenotrophomonas sp. Marseille-Q4652 containing:
- the ubiG gene encoding bifunctional 2-polyprenyl-6-hydroxyphenol methylase/3-demethylubiquinol 3-O-methyltransferase UbiG; translated protein: MNASSDNVSSNYDQAELDKFAALANRWWDADGPQKPLHALNPVRLKYVADRAPLRGAKVLDIGCGGGLLSEALAREGAEVTAIDLAPELVKVARLHGLESGVSVDYRVQAAEDLAAEQPEAYDVVTCMEMLEHVPDPGAIIEACRRLLKPGGQLFLSTINRTPAAFAVAVVGAEYIARLLPRGTHHYQDFIKPAELGRWLREAGLQLQDVSGMAYEPWRNRARLSSRTDINYLAHAVKPGQA
- a CDS encoding phosphoglycolate phosphatase encodes the protein MTATAYPAVVLFDLDGTLLDSAPDFIATANAMRQARGLSPMALEQLRPVVSKGSRAMLAEAFSDLPAHEREALVPAFLRTYEALIGQHAGLFEGVAELLQALEQAGSRWGIVTNKPEYLARLILPQLGWEQRCAVLIGGDTLAERKPHPLPLLEAARRLDTAPGACVYVGDDERDILAARAAGMPSVAALWGYRLDSDDPLAWQADRICEYPQQLWQVQAWPLAAAAVV